In a single window of the Anabas testudineus chromosome 17, fAnaTes1.2, whole genome shotgun sequence genome:
- the LOC113171937 gene encoding histamine H3 receptor-like: MSESNSSGYDFDNVSSRVQSSFVLSGPIFVILMVMMVTLVVVIVLGNALVILAFKVDKSLRRQCNYYFLNLAISDFLVGAFCIPVYIPYILTGRWTLGQRLCKLWLVIDYLLCSASVFNIVLISYDRFLSVTRAVSYRARQSMTHQAIIKMIAVWVLAFALYGPAIIFWELVVGRSRVPKDECFAEFYYSWSFLLSASMLEFFSPFISVAFFNLSIYLSIRKRRLQAQLHLQMSEPASAQGEGVPLSNWGYGMKLALRGSIHSQTSSPSLGKLDPSTSRAAQPSRLSRDKKIAKSLAIIVCVFAICWAPYTLLMIIRAACRGRCIQHHWYEVTFWLLWLNSAINPFLYPLCHSSFRRAFNKILCPKRYTTPPSSVLRTTL, translated from the exons ATGTCGGAGTCTAACTCCAGTGGGTACGATTTTGACAATGTCTCAAGTAGAGTTCAGAGCAGCTTCGTCTTATCGGGACCAATCTTTGTTATattgatggtgatgatggtgactTTGGTTGTTGTCATAGTTCTGGGCAATGCACTGGTCATTTTGGCCTTTAAAGTGGACAAGAGTTTGAGAAGACAGTGTAATTACTATTTCCTCAATCTGGCTATTTCAGATTTTCTTGTGG GGGCATTCTGCATCCCAGTCTACATCCCCTACATCCTCACAGGCAGGTGGACACTGGGACAAAGACTGTGCAAGCTGTGGCTGGTCATAGACTACCTACTTTGTTCTGCATCCGTCTTCAACATCGTCCTCATCAGCTACGACCGCTTCCTTTCAGTCACCAGAGCA GTAAGTTACCGTGCCAGACAGAGCATGACTCATCAAGCCATAATCAAGATGATTGCTGTCTGGGTGCTAGCCTTCGCCCTGTATGGACCAGCCATCATATTCTGGGAGCTGGTAGTAGGTCGAAGTCGCGTGCCAAAGGATGAGTGCTTTGCGGAGTTCTATTACTCTTGGTCATTCCTGTTGAGTGCATCAATGCTGGAgttcttctctcctttcatctctgTGGCTTTCTTCAACCTTAGCATTTACCTGAGCATACGCAAGAGGAGGCTTCAGGCCCAGCTTCACCTTCAAATGAGCGAACCTGCCTCTGCCCAGGGGGAAGGTGTCCCCCTGTCCAACTGGGGGTATGGGATGAAGCTGGCTCTAAGGGGCTCTATTCATTCCCAGACCTCCTCTCCTAGTTTGGGAAAACTTGATCCCTCAACCAGCAGGGCTGCCCAGCCTAGCCGTCTGTCCAGGGATAAGAAAATTGCTAAGTCCCTGGCCatcatagtgtgtgtgtttgccatcTGCTGGGCACCGTACACCCTACTGATGATCATCCGTGCTGCCTGCAGAGGGCGGTGCATCCAGCATCACTGGTACGAGGTCACCTTCTGGCTCCTGTGGCTAAACTCTGCTATTAACCCATTCCTGTACCCGCTCTGCCACAGTAGCTTCCGCAGGGCCTTTAACAAGATTCTCTGTCCGAAGCGATATACTACACCCCCATCATCTGTCCTTCGTACAACACTGTAA